The sequence TGGTCATTTCTACTTGTGTATGTGGTCATTTCATTACTCCTAGACAAatgttctgccctgaaaggtggtgaTCATAGctatctgcttttttaaaaaaacccaaacaacatGCCCCATGCCCTTTTAAGCTTTTGTATTGACCTAAATCGAATGGATGTTACTGCAGGGGCatagcatgtgtgtatgtgtcccGTTCTCCAATATCATCTCCCCCAACCCACAGCCTGGTTTCTTCCAGATAAGTTGAATCCTAActcatctggagggaaccaggttgtggGGGAAAGCTGTCCCAATACTGTTGAAGACTGGCATGGAACAAATGTAATAAACTTCTCTCTCTGCTTTCTGAGTTCTGTAGTGTTCTGTTCAGGcggtgtgtgtgcacgcacagcCACAGCCACTGTCAGTACACCTTGTAAATCCCACTCCATTCAATAGTGGGGCATAAATCCCACCTCCATTCAGTCCATCTATGATGGCCAGGGACCTTTCTTTGATTCATTCTTCCTCTCCGTTGTGGCTGAGCTTAACATCTGTAAATAGGGAGAACAGCTATAAGTTGAGCTATcttctaggccaggggtgggacggaaggtagatctctgggtgaacTGGAGAAGATCAACAAGAATGTCTGACTCCCAGTAACTTAACAATGACCTCTGGTTTACATGGTTAAAAAGCCATGGATTGTTTGAAGTTTGCTTCCCCTCCAACAAGCCCAGATTCAGACGACATAAGCTATGTCAGCATGGGTGGTTAGGCAAATGGTGtttggcttaaacaagccaccatgtttAAGCCACCGTGTTCGAACTGGGCAATGATGTCTTTGCTGCCCGCCGCCCTCCTTAATTATATCACTGAAAAGAAAGCATGGAGCGAAAACCTGGAGTGCATCTTTGTGCACCCTTtttagttctggtactcaaaataaattcctgggtacagaattctttcattctaaagGTGTAACTTTTGTGCCTTTAGTTGGTGGATCTTAGgtttctagttttttttttaaaaaaaaaaggtggatgtGCTCGCCCCTGAAAAAAGATATCCAAAATGTATAATTTTTACTATGACCAAACAAAATTCCACAAAGCGTGCAATCTTTTGAGTTCTCCAGTTCTCCATCATGCTTGGTgatggagaattttggagaacctGAAGACTTCCATGATTTTGTTTGGTTCTATAAATCAAAGAATCATCAGTCCTATTGCATACTCACTTATAACATGCTGTGCTCAGTGAGCCCTATGCAAGTACATGGGCAATCACAGTCCAAGGCTGCAATGCATTTAAGAAGggcgtaagtcccactgaacttggtGAGACCAACTTCAGGTTAGGTATGTCGGGAActgcatttttgcattttcttCTGTAAAATATGCTTAAGGAAGAGGGTTCTCCCTCACGAATGTCAGTGCTTTCCAAGGGCTGAGCAGGCTTCCATATTgtctgggtatgatgggagttgtagtccaaattatGTGGAGAACACCAGATCGCAGAAGGCTGGGCTAAGGGATCGGTCTGGCTGGGCAGAGAAGCCCTCTTATTCACTGCCAACATTTCAAACCCGGATTGTCAGGACAGCCATCGCCCTCTCCTCTTCTTTTGGAGAGTTGCTACAGCTGTGCCAACTCTGTCTTGCTGCTGACAATAAAGCTGTTGCTAGtatctcactggtctctttgtcagtGCCTTGGGAATCCACGACAGGATGCACATTTTGTTTAAATCACtgcaatttttaattatttcatttctttggCTCTTGAAAATAAATTCTTCCTCTGCTAATGTCATTATTTGGTTTCAAAGCCCAATGAAAGAGTGGAAGAAAAGGATTAAATATTACCCATTTAAAGAAGAACCACCAATTTCTATCGCCCAAACTTTCCCCTTCTAAACTTTCACACCTAGCAGCCATCCCCTTTAATAGCCCCTCTCCTTTAATTACTATCCCTCTTGATCCCGACCTCCCATTTAAAGCCACACTTCCCCTTTAAGTCCCCCCCTTATAAAAAAAAGCCGTGAGTGCTTCCTTTTCCCGTGTAGACTTCCTCTTTGAAACCCCTACCCCCGTTCATTCCCCCAACTATGTACTTTTTTCAGTCGGCCCACCCGCCCTCTTTCCCTTTAAGCAGCCTCCCCTGACGCAATGCAGGTGAGGCTAGGCCAATGGGACGGTGGGCGGCGGGCCACGTGACGGCGGAGGGGGCGGAGCCGAGCGGTATTTAAAGGGCGCGGCGCAACAGGCTCGAGGCCTTGCAGTTGCCTCCGGAAGAGGAGAGCTCAATGCCGCGGGCGAGTGCCGGGACTCGTTTGCGGGGGCGGAGGGATACGCTCGCGCGCCGAGAGAGGGAGTGAGGCGTTCCGGCCCGCGAAGGAACGGGGTTGCCGCCTGCCGCTGGAAAAGAGGGCGcgcgagagaggggagggggcggcgACGGGGACGGGGACCACGACGACTCCGCCCCGGGCTGAGGGAGACGGACGGCAGCCAAGAGCTGAGAGGTCGTAGGgccacttcccctccccacccccgtcaCCATGGTGAGCGCGCGCGCCCGGCGGGATGGGGGGCAGAGCCTGAGGGGATGGGGGGCAGAGCCTGAGGGGATGGGGGGCACCCCTCAGAAGAGGTGGGGCTGAGGAGCCAGGGCTCCCACCCTTCATTCGAGAGTaatattggggcgggggggggttggagGCCTTACTTGCCCCCTGTGAGGGGGGGTCTTCATTGGGGGAGGCGGGTCACTCCTAAAATGTAGGGCCTCtatgggggaaggaggaagatttttccctcctcccccatgaaAGGTCTCAAATGGGGGAGGCGAATCGGGCCCTCCCCCTTTCATTAAAGCGGGGAGCGGCGTGATGGAGGTGAAGAACGTGGGAGGGGCTAAAAGTGCAGCCCCCCCCTCCCGTGCAAATCGCAGTGGGTGTGAATGTGGAGTCGAAAGTGGAGAAGCTtataaaaggggtggtggtggaatgggaaAAGCTAGGAAATGGGGtcgtggatggggagggggggctaggGCCTCCCCAAAAGTAGGGTGTGTTTTAGGGTGGAAGCTTACAAAGGGGAAGAGGCCGGAGACGGTGTCTCACACGCTCGTGCACACCTCACCACAAAGTGGATTTTGGAGTGTTGGAAATGGAGGGGTTAATAAAAGATGGGGATCTAGGAAAATCCTGTACatgacacatgcatgcacatatggTCTTAAAGCTGGGGGAAGTGGGTCATGGTTTTGGGGGGGTCTgcagtttctctccccccccccacagtgaaGAGAAGGATTGGAGTTGACTGGGGAGGGCTTATTAAAAAGTGGGGGGCTCAGTCATAAAAGGGTACCCCCAAACAAGCCACACCCTTCCCTTAAAAATAAAGATGGGGATTTGATGAAATGGTATGGAAGTGAAAGAGTAAAAGGTATGGGGACCTGTAACTGGAAGAAGGGCTCATACATGTTGGGGTGATGAGAAGCGGGTCCTCTGAGGGAAAGTGAGAGGATGGGGGACTAGGAAGAGGCAGCTAATAAAAAGGAGGGGTCAGGTGGGAAGAAAATGTGGCCCCTAAAAGAAAGGAGTGATATAGTGAAGAGGGAGGGTGATAAAGTGTGTGGACGTTAATTTATTTAtgtcatttctgtaccacccagtaCCCAAAGCTCTATTCTTTTTTGGATTCCTGAGTAGGTGGttaggaaggtggggggggggaagtgtgtgggGTCTTCACAAAAGGGGTGCAATTGAGTTAAAGGTGGCTACAGAACCTTGATAACTCAATAATTTTGTAAGGGTGGACTTCTGGACCCCTGAGAAAAAGAGAAGTTGGTGTTGGACCCCATCTGGAGTTGAAAATAGGTTTATGTGGTGGAGggtaaaaatggtgtgtgtgtgcatttttagagGAGATGGAAAATGACCATGCTTAGGACATCCCCTCTCCTTTAAAAATGAGTTGCTGGCAATGAATGAATgggtgtggcatttggatgtggGGACATCTTGGAAATGAGGGGGTACATATATGATAAATGAGAATGTGAGGGAGGAACGTCAGGACTTTCTTTGATTTTCTTGAAGGCATTGCCCTCTTTATTGGggagatgagaatgggagatggAGTAAGAACAATCTATTTGGGGAAGTCaaggtgctcccccccccccaatgtttccATTACAGAAGGAAATGGCTGGGAGGTACAGTTAGGAAACTGGAAAGAGGAACTTCCCTTAGGGAGGATTAAGAACTCCCTGTATGATTTTAAAAAGGGGACGATTGAAAGGGTTGCTGTAATGTGGGTAGGAGGCAATGGTGGTGACCCTCAAATGGAGAGGGGCACAGGATAAGTGTGTTGAAACCATTTTCTCCCTGTCACTTCCACACTCTGCATTGTTTGTTTCCACTATCGAAATTTAGATTGTCGCCTTTCTGGGGCAGAgacctttctttttgtttttagagCTAGAAAGCACCATGGATGTTTATATAAATAGAAAAGTGCTGACAATCTAAAGTGGGTTATTGGCACAGGAACTTGGAACAGGTGATGTCAGTGCTACTTAAGGAAGGGTTAGGGGGCACTATAAGTGGGATCAGTAGGCAAGGGCACCTGAAGAGTACAAGCAGTACAGGAAAGGTGGGAAGGGTGTCCACCTGTGAGTGGAGGGGTGTAGGGCAGGGAGGAGTTTTGTACTTCCTGGGGGCAGAAGGCTTGGGCAGCCTTGTGATAGTGGTCTGCCTCAGTCCAAATTACTTCCTGCAGTTGGGTTGTGTGTCAATGTGAGTCTTGAGGAGAAGGTGGAGGCAGCAGCTGCATGGAGCTTGGAAGGagacaaggggtgtgtgtgtatgtgtatgagtgAGAGAAAGGGGTGTCACGTGTGAAAGAGAAACTCTGGGTTCTGTCATGGTCTGGAAAGTGGGGTGCAGAAGTAACTCATTTTCTTCccacccttctcctctgtgcaggCTGATCAGTTGACAGAGGAGCAAATTGCAGGTGAGAATTCTCTGTTTCTTGGGCATGGGAACAGTGGTAGGATTGGTCAAAGTCTAAAGAGCTGGCAATACCAAATGGCTGACATAAGCACCTAGAGAACCAGCAATTAATGTTGGACTTGGTGCTCCATCCAAATCCTCCCTTGGCCTTGAACTCAATTCACTGAGAGAACTTGGGAGAGGATGCTCTCACACGATCCCACAGACCCTCTGCTGCCTTCCTGTGAAAAACAGGAAAATGCAAAGGGTTGCTTCGAGGATGAACAAGGATTTGAAATACTTCTTGGCCACATCAACCCAACCCACTTAAACAGGCTTAAAACCAGCTTAGTAGCCCGTGGCTTCTGCCAAGAGACCATGGATATAGAGCCCTTAGCACTCTCTCATTGAAATGTACTTCCCAGTGTCCCTTTGGGAGAGAGGAACGTGAAGCTTGGGTTTGGGTGGATGAGGCTTGTTGACCAAGGTCAAATGGGGCATCCCTGACTCTGAGCTTGCGTTTTTCTCTTCCTGGTCACTTCCACTCAGAATTCAAAGAGGCCTTCTCCCTCTTCGACAAGGACGGCGATGGCACCATCACCACCAAGGAGCTTGGCACTGTGATGCGCTCACTGGGGCAGAACCCCACAGAGGCTGAATTGCAGGACATGATCAACGAGGTGGATGCCGATGGTGAGCAGGGCAGTCCTCGAGGTGTTGGGTGGGATGATCTTTGAGGACACACAAGAAAAGGGTGGATGGTGGAATGGGCACTCTGAATCCTGGATTTCCCAGGCCCTTGTTAGGATTGTCTAGTTTCTTAGGTGAGTTTGGATGGGAAAACCACAGGTTTATTGCAGATGTCATAGCTCACCCTCTTGAAAGATCTCGGGTGTGGTAACAGTCCTTGTACCttaagagatgtgaaggcctctATTCTCGTTGGGCTTGTAGTCATAGGTCTGGGCTGAACCAAAAATGGAAGATGTGGTTCAAACCATCCGTCTTTGTACCTTTGAGTTAAAGTACCAGCAAACCTCTCCATAGTACATTGTAGAACCCTGGGCAGCAATGTGAGGACTGAAATTTGCCCGGCATTGGAGTTGCCATCTAGAACTATCAAGCAAAAGAGTAACCTGGCCTAGTTGCAGAGTTTTGTCAGAAGCTGTCCAGACTATTCACTGACTGCCCAAGGGGGTCCTGCTCCAGTTTATTTTTTTGTTCTTAGGTTTTACATAGTAATCCAGTGGAGGCAGCAAACTAACTGGTGGtgacatgcccagagagcttcggctattgggtggtatagaaatgcaatgcaataaataaataaataaatgcagggacGTGCCATCCAACTAATGCCACCCACGCTCTTCTGTGGCCCTTGGCTCTtactcccctcagtcactctaACACATACCTGAAACTGGGTTTCCCCTCTTGCTCTGGTGGCTGACCTATGGGAATGAGAGATTACAGTAGTAATCTTTAGAGATCTTTAGACCAGTATGCAAGACTTCCTTAATGTTATGCTGGTGATTTAGGCACAACACTAAAGACCTGACCCTTCCACAGGAAACGGCACCATCgatttcccagaattcctcaccaTGATGGCCAGGAAGATGAAGGACACAGACAGTGAGGAAGAGATCCGCGAGGCCTTCCGAGTTTTTGACAAGGTACGGCCTGATCAGAAAGACATTCCAAGTAGCCCAAGGATGGGAATTTTTGAGTGGAACCAAAATGCTGGTTGGTTAGATATGCTGTTCTAGCTATAGGACAGACTTGAACTTCATATAAATATTGCCACTGTTTAAGATGCAGAGTCCGGTTGTGTCTGCCTTTCTGTCCCTTTGGCTGCTCTTCTTCATTTTTCTTCGGAATAAAAATCCGTAGTGTTGGGTGAAGGTCGTCATGCAAGAGAAGTTGGTGCTCTTTAGCTGGAGATTGAAAACCACCAAATGTGCTCCTAGGAACCCTGGGAGGTTTCTTTGGAAAGCTTATCTAAGATTCCTCAGTGTGAAGTCTAATACTGGCAAAGAAGTTTCTGTGATGGTCAGCCTCTGTGATCCTTCTTCCTAACATCTGGCCACAACCGATTGCTGGGTGCATTGCACGATGCACATTTGGCTCACATGAGGCTACAGTGAATCTATTGCTCAGGTGATCACAGATGTGCCACCTGCTTTGACATCTCAAGTCATATTTTGTAAATATGGTAATTTCTTGCTAAATACAAGGAAGTATCAACATACATTTGTGTATGAAATGGACACCTACTGTTGACTGAGTAATAGGTTATCATACGATGTTGCCTGTCTTCCTGCTGGTACACAGTTCTTTGTGGCTTTGGGGTTAGGCTGAGGGATGGAGATTGCCTTGGCTCCTTTTCATCTAACCCACCCCTTCTTTGTTCCGTTTATAGGATGGCAATGGGTACATTAGTGCTGCAGAGCTACGTCATGTTATGACCAACCTGGGTGAGAAGCTGACGGATGAAGAAGTTGACGAAATGATCAGAGAAGCTGACAtagatggggatggacaggtcAATTACGAAGGTGAGGCGGCATAAATGAATGGTATCTTTGTGGTAGCATTTTGAGGCATGGGGACATGGCAGTTCCACAGAGCCTCCATCTTTGTGTGGAAGTCCCATTAATTTGTTGGTCTTGTGCAGGAAAAAATATATGTCCCCACGTCATTCTAGAGAAAACTCTGAAGTTCTGGGCTAAAAACTTGTGTTGATCTTAGGTTTTGAGACTCCCATGAGTGCTACTGTATTACGTATAACTGGGCAGATTCTGCCATGCTAATACGCCTCTCTCACTCACACGCGTGCACATTCTATCTCTTGTTCTCAGGATAATTGCTTGTGTAAACAAAGGCTAATTCATTGCTCGGTGATGAGTTTGGAATGGTGCCTGTCTTGGAAAGTCCTGATCTCCTTCCCCTTCCTGTCTCCTTTCTCCTGCAGAGTTTGTACAGATGATGACTGCCAAATAAGAAAAGCAGCtggcaccctcccctcccctcccctcccctgtacaGTATGGAAGGATGGTTTGCTTACCATAGAGTTCTTAATCCAGCCCCTCCTGTCTGTGTGGCACTCACGCTTCATTGACGCTTTAGCAGTCTGTGGCCATTCTCTGctgtctcttcctctccctgctcccctccTGGATTACATGGTAGTGCCTGTGGTGGGTGAAACTAGGGCAGCAGGAAGCCAACTTCAAGCCCTGATGAGGAGGGGTGAAGTGGGGCTAAGCTCCTAGCATTGGGTGacctggcagggggtgggggtaggaatgGTGAAGGTGTCCTCCCCTCTTGGCTCCATCCCTGCCTTGCACCTACTCCGTCCCTCCAAAGACCACAACCCCAGCCAGCACGTAACCTTTGCATCCATGGACTGTTGTGTGCGGCTGAGTGCCTCCTTCTGCCATCTGCAGTCGTCTTCCTGGGAATATCTGCATATCTTGGGTATATTGTAACTGTTAATCTAATAATCGccatgctcccctccctccttttctcttACCTTCCAACGGCTTCAGGGAATGCTTCTGTTCCATTCCAGTTggtgtttggtttcttttcccctcttcttttgAATAAAGTCTGTGTTTCAAAAGGGTGGGCCCAGTGTGCTTATATAGTGATCGTGGGATGAAGGCAGCCTGGGGTGGGTCATTCCTTCCAGCAACTTGGAAACTGGTCTTTCTAATCGTCCCCTTCCGCTTGAAGGAGCTCCTAGCCAATTTTCACTCCCATCTTCTCCCAAGTAGAGAGTAGGATTTTCTCACAGCTCCTGCTTCATGTAAGCTTGCGCATCATCTCTGGGGGTCATTCCTGGTTCTTCAGTTTGTGGGTCACTTAGCAATGGGCAGAGAGCCAGCATGGTAGTTCAGCCTGCAAAGGGGGAGTGTAGAAGGCAGGGGTCTGTGGAGCTTTTGGTTTTGCTGTGGAAGTGTCCAAGCTGGGTGGGGAAAGAGGCTCTGGATCTCTGAATAAGCTGCAAGTCATAGAAGTGAGCCCCTGCCCCTTGCACTGGCACCCAGAGTGTGCATTCCTGTGTGCAAATGATAGTAATCCTAAGTGGATCCCCAGGGGGGCATTGAAAGGGCTGCCCACTAGCTCGTATTGAGTCAAGTGTGTCCCTTAAATTGACATACACTTTTGTTTTCGGCTGCTCTACAAGAGGTTTCTTGCACCAAAGCTGCAGACCAACCCAGAGATTGAGCTTTCATATCGGGTTTAGTTGCATCAAACCTGTACATATCATGTTTCAGACTTCCTCGGCCACACTTGGCCTAGGCCGAGGGTCCAGTATACCAACCGTGTTTATCAAGATCAATTCATCCAGGCGGGTGAATTAATCTGTTCTCATGTGTAAGAGCCGTGCGCGTGGCAAATGGGAGAGGGAGGCGAGGGTTCCCGGTGCCAAAGGAAAGGCAGACACGTTGGCTTCAGAGGcggtttttattttcaaataaaaaatacacatggtTTGGTTGCATGGACGAGATGCCCCTGATGGCTGGTTCTTGGCTGTTTGTGCTGCTTAAGAGAAGGACTTCAGAATACACTCCACCCAATCCACCACCACCTCTTCAGCACAGAGTGGGGGGATATGGCAGTTAAGACATACACAcgtgggtatatatatatatatatatatatatatatatatatcacacacacacacacacacacacacacacacacacacgtatactcAATTGCCCCTCACTCCCCAAATGAAACAGCTGCCAAGTGCAAAaattgtgaaggaggaggaggagcagctggcaAGACGTTTGGGGAATATCTCTGCTACAAATTTAAAGTATCTTGAAATGGGATTTAACTGTCGTGCCATCTCTAAAATGAGAAATGTAATTTTTTGTAAGGGTGCTGAGAATTCCTTATTGGAGATCCCTCAGTTGAGAATCCGCTTAGAACAGGTTTCctgatttaaatgggaagcaTGCTTCCGGGGGCAGAAGATCTGCTTCCTCACCCCTCCCTACTCACATACTAATATTGTGATCAAAATGAATATAAATTCTCTCCCTGCACCCCCGTCCTCCACTTCCTTAAATCAGCAGATAAGTCTGTGGAAGCAGCACTGGGAATGCCCAATTAAGCTTTGAAGAAAGAGATCGCACCTTGTCACCCCCTAGAACTttttgtgttggggggggggagaaattattGGTG comes from Elgaria multicarinata webbii isolate HBS135686 ecotype San Diego chromosome 21, rElgMul1.1.pri, whole genome shotgun sequence and encodes:
- the LOC134412219 gene encoding calmodulin-1 isoform X1, whose protein sequence is MADQLTEEQIAEFKEAFSLFDKDGDGTITTKELGTVMRSLGQNPTEAELQDMINEVDADGNGTIDFPEFLTMMARKMKDTDSEEEIREAFRVFDKDGNGYISAAELRHVMTNLGEKLTDEEVDEMIREADIDGDGQVNYEEFVQMMTAK
- the LOC134412219 gene encoding calmodulin-1 isoform X2, which gives rise to MRSLGQNPTEAELQDMINEVDADGNGTIDFPEFLTMMARKMKDTDSEEEIREAFRVFDKDGNGYISAAELRHVMTNLGEKLTDEEVDEMIREADIDGDGQVNYEEFVQMMTAK